The Natrinema saccharevitans genome includes the window CGAGTCCCGTCGCTTCCGGGATCGATCGATACGGTATCTGCTCGGCCGGAGCCGAAACTGGGGAGCGTGGCTCCCAGTGTGGGCCGGTACGGAGCTCTCGAGGGCGATCCGTGGCCCGCCGTCCTACGACGAACCCCGTCACTTCTCGACCGTCGATGCACTCGCAAACGCGGACGTGGTACGGTGTTCACCGGACCGGAAAAACGAAATCTGGCGATCGATCCCCGATCCGGTCGTCGACAGGATCGCGGACGAGACGGACGTCGTGGTTCGGTTCGGATTCGGACTCCTCACGGGCCGGATCCTCGACGCCCCAGACTGTGGAGTTCTCTCGTTTCACTTCGGCGACATCAGGAAGTACAGAGGACGAATCGGCCCGCTCTGGGAGTACATCGACGGCGAGGGGTCGGTCGGCGTGACCCTCCAGCAACTCACCGACCAAATCGACGGCGGCCGGATCGTCGCTATCGATCACGTTCCCGTTCGCAGTCACGACACGTACGGCGCGATCAAACGCCGACAACGTACCTCCATAATGAGCGAACTACTGATCGACGGACTGGCGAACCTGAATTCCCCCGAGTTCGAACCGACCGTTCCGGACTCCCTTGGAACGTACCGATCCGCGCCCAGCGTCCGCGAAACGCTCGCGTTCCTTCGAAAACACGGCACGAACGCGATTCGACGGGAACTCACCACGTTCTGATCGCAGCACGGTGATCCACTCGAGGCAGCGCCGGTACCCGCACTGTATGCAGCCCGCTCTCGCGACCATCGGTCGTCGTCGAGGGGCGTGGAGCGTTACTCGCCTCCCGTCGCCGTCGGCGCGTTCACTTCGATCACCATCGACGCTTCGTCGTCGCTGGTCGTGACCGTATGCGTCGACGCGCCATCGGGTAACGACGACGTGAACGGAATTTCGGCCGACTGGCCGCCCGCGAGCGTCACGGTCGACTCGGCGACCGGCTGCCCGTCGACGCTGTAGGTCACCGTGTCCGTCCCCTCGAGATCAGCCTGATTCTCGACGGTCGCAGTCACCGTCACCTGCTGGCCGGCCTCGCCGCTCTCGGGCGCGGAGAGGTCGGTCACCGCGATCGTCGCCGGCTCACCGCTCTCCTCGACGGTTACGGTCGTCTCCGCGGTCTCGTCGTCGCTCGCCACCGCGAGCGTGTACTCGCCGGGCTCGAGTCCTTCGGTCACGGCGTCGAACGCGGCCGGCTGGCTCTCGCCGGCCTCGAGCGAGACCGATTCGGTGTCGACGACGGTCCCGTCGATCGCGAGCGTGATCTCCTGCGTGCCCGCCTCGCCGCCGACGTTCTCGATATCGGCGTCGACTGCGATCGTCTGTCCTCGCTCGACCGGACTGGTGACCGACGCGATCGAGACGTCGAACGCGGCGGGCTCGGACGGCCGAACCTCGCCGGCGGGCGGCGTCGCGACCGTCACCGGCTCCTCGTAGCCGTGGTTCGCGAAGTCGGCCCGCCAGACGAGCCGTTCGTCGTCGCTCTCGGGGACCCACTCGACGGTGAACGCGTTCTCGCCGGGTTCGAACCCGCTCGGTGGCTCGTCGACGGTCGTCCCCTCGACGAATTCGCTGTTCGCGGCGACCGCCGCGTCGTTGGGGTTCTCGTAGCCGAACGTGACCTCGATCGCGTCGCCGTCACCGGTGGGCTCCGTCTCCTCGATCGACAGCGACGGGAGTTCGGGCCGTGCCTCGTCGTCGCAGGCCTCGAGGTCGGGGTTCGGGTGATCGATCGACGCGAACGGGACCGCCTCGGGCGAGCTAATCCCGGAGATGTAGGTCCCGAAGGTGCCGTAGTCGGGCACCTCGACGGTCACCTCGTCGCCGTCGATCGTCACGTTCCGTTCGTCACCCACCTCGAAGACGATCGTCCCGTCGAAGGGTGCCTCGACGTCCTCGCCGACGGTGACGTAGTCCTCGATGATGGTGTTGCCGAAGCCGCCGGTGTCGTAAAAGCCCGTACTCGCCGCGACGCTATCCCCCGCCTCGAGGTCGGCCTCGACGACCGCCCGCGAACAGTTCGCGAACGCGACGTCGAAGTCCGGGACCGCTCCGTCGACGGTGTACTCGACCTCGGCCGTCTCGATCGGCGTGCCGTCGTCGGCCGCGACGACCGACGCCTCGAGCGTCGAATTCGCCGACAGCGGCGGCTCGAGGTCGATCTCCCGCGGGCCGATCGTCTCGTTGGCCGCGAAGCGCTCGGTCTCCGCGAGTCGAGTCCCGTTCTCGTCGGCGACTGTCAGCGCGTACTCGACCGAGGCGTTGGCCGAGGTGACCGTCAGCGTCTCACCGTCGCCGGTCTGGTCGGCCACCGAGAGGTTCGCCGTCGGCTCGCCGGGCTCGGGCTCGACGACCGCGTACTCGATCGTGTCGTTCGCCAGGATCGCGTCGCCCGCGGCCGCTCGAACGGAGACGTCGACGCTCGCGTCGTCCTCGAGGGGCGGCTCGAGGTCGATCGACGCCTCGGCGATCGTTTCGTTGCCCTCGAACCGGCCGCTGTCGACCCGCTCCCCGTCGTATTCGGCCGTCACGACGTACGGCACCGTCGCGCTCGTCGCGTCGATCTCGAGGGTGTCTCCCTCGCCCTCCTGATCGTCGACCGATAGCGTCGCCTCGGGACCGTCGGAGCCGTTCGCGACGGCGTACTCGATCGTGTCGTTCGCGAGCGTCGTGCCGTCCTCGCCGACGATCGACACCTCGACGCTCGCGTCGTCCTCGAGGGGCGGCTCCAACTCGAGCGCGTGGTTCGTTACATCCTCACCGGCCGCGAACGGCTCACTCTCGACGGTGTCGCCGTCGTACGACGCGGTCAGGGTGTAGGGGACGGTCGCGTTGGCCCCGTCGACCGTCAGCGTCGTCCCGTTGCCCTCCTGATCGTCGACCGACAGCGTCGCCTCGGGCTCGGCGGGCTCGTCGACAACGGTCACGAACGCACCGTCGAGGACCGGCGCGCCGCCCGCGGTGACGTACGGCACGTCGTCCTCACCGTCGGACTCGACGTAGCCGAACGCCTCGTCGCCGTCGGTGTCGTGGTGGACGACCGCGACGAGCGGCCCGCTCTCGTTCAACGGCTCCTCGAGGTCGACGGTCACGTTCTCGTGATCGCCGGACTCGAGGGAGCTCGAGACGCCGACGATCGCGTCGGGATCGGCGTCGACGGCGACACCCTCGTAGACGGCGACGAACCCGCCCTCCGAGAGCGAGACGTCGGCGACGGTGACCGCGTCCCCGTCGCTCTCCTGATCGGGGAAGTCGATCGATGCGGTCCCCTCGATCCGGTCGGCCGTCTCGATGCGCTGCTCGACCTCGATCTCGACGTGCTGGCTGATCACCGCGATCTCGTCGGTCCCTTCGGCGACGGCGTAGGCGGTCGCGTCGGCCGCGCTCTCCTGCGTTATCGTCTGGAGCTGCGTGATACTGATCCGCTGGGACTGGACGGCTCGCGCCGTCTCGGTCACGGCACTGCCGGCTGCGATCTGGACCTGCGTGATCGACGCGTCCTGCGCCTGCACGAGCGCCCCGCTGGCCCCGCCGTACGCGAGCCGCTGGACCTGCGTCACGTCGACGAGTTGCGTCTGGGTCACCGCTCCCTGACCGGCACCGAACGCGGCCGCTTGGACCTGTTCGACCCTCACCGCCTGCCGCTGTACGGCCGCCGTGACCGCGCCCTCCGCGGCCCCGACAGCCGCGGCCTGAATCTGTGTGACCGACACCGACTGTCGCTGGACCAGGACCCCGCCGGCGCTGCCGTCGGCGGCCGCCTGGATCGCCTCGACGCTCGCGTCCTGACCTTGGGAGATCGCACCCTTGGCCGCGCCGAAGGAGGCCTCCTGTACCTGCGTGATCGAGACTCGCTGGACCTGCTCGAGCCGGATCGTCTGGACCTGTTTCAGCGAGCCGCGGCTCGCGCCCCGGGCCGCGGCCTGCGTCCCCTCGACCGACACGCGCTGTTTCTGGACGAGCGCGCCCTTCGCCGCGCCCGCCGCGGCCTTCTGAATCTGCTTGATCGTCGCCCGCTGGCGCTGCTCGGCGTCGACTCGCTGGCGCTGCTCGAGGGCGGCGGTCGCGCTCCCCTCGAGCGCGCCGGCGGCAGCGCCGGCCGCCGCGTGCTGGACGTGATCGAGGGTCACCTGCTGGCGCTGCTCGACGCTGATCGACTGATACTGCGTCAGGGCACCGTAGGCGGCCCCCTGTGCTGCCTCCTGGATCTTCGGTACCGCGCCGACGTCTTTCGCGCCCGCCTCGCTGGCGGCCCCGGCCGCCGCGCCGCTGGTGGCCACCTGCAACTGCTCGACGCTGACACGTTGTCGCTGGGCGACCGCGCCGTGTGCGGCCCCCCAACTCGCGCTCTGGAGTTGGGTCGCGTTGGCCGACTGCGACTGCGAGAGCGCTCCGCCGGTCGCGCCGCCGACGGCGTACTGCACCTGCGTGACGTTGACCGACTGTTGCTGTATCAACGTTCCGTGAACGGCCCCCGTTGTCGCCGCCTGTACCTGGTCAGCCTCGACGTTCTGGGACTGCAACACCGACCCCTGTGCGCCCTCGAGCGCCGCCGCCCGCTGTTCCTGGGTCACCTCGACTCCCTGGGACTGGACGAGCGCGACTCCCTCGCTGACGCCCTCTTCGACGGCGTCCTCGCGCTCGCTCTGGGCCGCCTCCGCGGTCGTCCCGCCGACGTCCGCGTCGGTTCCCGTCTCGTCCGTCGCACCGGGCGGCGGCAGCCGTATCGGATCGAACCCGTCTCCGCTCGCCGCGTCGCCGTCGCTCTCGTTTTGAAACTGTGTCTGCGCTTCGGGACCGGGAGGCGATGCAGCGTCCGTCTCCGTTCCCGCGTCGTCCCCGGCGATTCCCTCGAGCCCCCCGAGCAGCGGCACGGCGACGACGCTGGCGACCATCGCGACGGCGATCACCGCGACCGCAGCGATCCGGCGACGGCTCATCGGCTGCCCCCACCGACCGCCGATTCCACGGTCGCCGCCGGCGCAGCCACCCCGACGACGCGTTCGATTGCCCACCACCCGTTACGGCCCCGCCCGGTGTTCGCAGTACGGACTCCCATCCCTCGCCACGGGACCGAATCGAGCCATAAGCCCGGCCGGTCGTTCCGGTTAGCGCGGCGAGACAATCAGATATTACCGCGCCCCGGTCCGCGAGAACCCGCTGCAACTGGCCGGCACCGCCGCTCTCGAGCGCCTCGAGCCGCGACCGGGACCGTCACGCGAACCGGAACGAAGCGCCCTGTTTCGGACGGATCGTCTCGGTATCGAGCCGCCGCTCGACCCGTTCTGTCATCCGATCGACCGGATGTTTCGGAAACCGAAGTATTGATCCGGGTTTACGAGAGAGCGGGGGTATGGCAACGGAACGGAATTCGGTCGAGTTAGTCGACGACGACGCCGTCCGCTCGTTCGCGCGGGCGGCCATCCTCGCGGCACTGATGGGGGCCGCGGCCGTGGTGGGATCGATCCCGATCCCGTTCTCGCCGATCCCGATATCGCTCGGGGTCCTCGTCGTCTACCTGATGGGGCTGTACCTCGGTCCGTACTGGGGAACGGTGTCGATCGGGCTCTATCTGACCGCCGGCGCGATCGGAATCCCGGTGTTCGCCAACGGAACGGCCGGCGTGGGCGTCTTGCTTGGTCAAACCGGCGGCTATCTCGTCGCCTACCCGCTCGCCGTACTACTGATCGGGGCCGTGGTTCACGGCACCGACGGCCTCGCGGATCCCGCGGACGCCTCGGCGCCGGTCCTCGTCGCAGCGTTGCTCGCGGCGCTGATCGTCATCTACGGGCTCGGGACGGCGTGGTTCGCGTACGCCCTGGAACTCGGGGCGATCGAGGCGCTCCAGCTCGCCGTCGTCCCGTTCGTCCCGGGTGACCTGCTGAAGATCGTCGCCGCGATCGTGATCGTCAAGGCCGGCCACATCGATCCGACGTGATCGCTCGGGGCACGATCCAATGATCGAGTTTCGGTCGGTTTCCTACGCGTTCGACGACGTTTCGGTCCTCGAGGACGTCTCGCTGACGATCGAGGACGGCGAGTTCTGCCTGCTGGCGGGAGCAAACGGCAGCGGGAAGACGACGCTGCTCAGACACTGCAACGGCCTTCTGACGCCCGACAGCGGAACGGTGCTGGTCGACGGCACGCCCGTTTCCGACGACCTGATCGCCGCCCGCTCGCGCGTCGGGATGGTCTTCCAGCACCCGCGCGACCAGTTCGTCGCCGCGACCGTCGGCGCGGACGTCGCCTTCGGGCCCGAAAACCTCGGCCTCGAGCGGGCCGAGATCGACCGCCGCGTCGACGCCGCCCTCGAGGCGGTCAACATGGCCGGCCGGGAAGACGACCGGATCGAGGCCCTCTCGGGCGGCGAGCAGTCCCGCGTCGCCATCGCGGGCGCGCTCGCGATGGATCCGACCCACCTCGTCCTCGACGAACCCTTCACCGGCCTCGACGAGCCCGCGCGCCGCTCGGTCCTCGGGCGACTCGCGGCGCTGTCGGCCGACGGCACCGGGGTCTTGCTCGCCACCCACGACCTGCGGGACGTGCTGGGACTGGCCGACCGGGCGATCGCAA containing:
- a CDS encoding biotin transporter BioY — protein: MATERNSVELVDDDAVRSFARAAILAALMGAAAVVGSIPIPFSPIPISLGVLVVYLMGLYLGPYWGTVSIGLYLTAGAIGIPVFANGTAGVGVLLGQTGGYLVAYPLAVLLIGAVVHGTDGLADPADASAPVLVAALLAALIVIYGLGTAWFAYALELGAIEALQLAVVPFVPGDLLKIVAAIVIVKAGHIDPT
- a CDS encoding energy-coupling factor ABC transporter ATP-binding protein, which translates into the protein MIEFRSVSYAFDDVSVLEDVSLTIEDGEFCLLAGANGSGKTTLLRHCNGLLTPDSGTVLVDGTPVSDDLIAARSRVGMVFQHPRDQFVAATVGADVAFGPENLGLERAEIDRRVDAALEAVNMAGREDDRIEALSGGEQSRVAIAGALAMDPTHLVLDEPFTGLDEPARRSVLGRLAALSADGTGVLLATHDLRDVLGLADRAIAMRDGRVAVDGSPDDALGDLAGLEVRVPDR
- a CDS encoding DUF7282 domain-containing protein; this encodes MSRRRIAAVAVIAVAMVASVVAVPLLGGLEGIAGDDAGTETDAASPPGPEAQTQFQNESDGDAASGDGFDPIRLPPPGATDETGTDADVGGTTAEAAQSEREDAVEEGVSEGVALVQSQGVEVTQEQRAAALEGAQGSVLQSQNVEADQVQAATTGAVHGTLIQQQSVNVTQVQYAVGGATGGALSQSQSANATQLQSASWGAAHGAVAQRQRVSVEQLQVATSGAAAGAASEAGAKDVGAVPKIQEAAQGAAYGALTQYQSISVEQRQQVTLDHVQHAAAGAAAGALEGSATAALEQRQRVDAEQRQRATIKQIQKAAAGAAKGALVQKQRVSVEGTQAAARGASRGSLKQVQTIRLEQVQRVSITQVQEASFGAAKGAISQGQDASVEAIQAAADGSAGGVLVQRQSVSVTQIQAAAVGAAEGAVTAAVQRQAVRVEQVQAAAFGAGQGAVTQTQLVDVTQVQRLAYGGASGALVQAQDASITQVQIAAGSAVTETARAVQSQRISITQLQTITQESAADATAYAVAEGTDEIAVISQHVEIEVEQRIETADRIEGTASIDFPDQESDGDAVTVADVSLSEGGFVAVYEGVAVDADPDAIVGVSSSLESGDHENVTVDLEEPLNESGPLVAVVHHDTDGDEAFGYVESDGEDDVPYVTAGGAPVLDGAFVTVVDEPAEPEATLSVDDQEGNGTTLTVDGANATVPYTLTASYDGDTVESEPFAAGEDVTNHALELEPPLEDDASVEVSIVGEDGTTLANDTIEYAVANGSDGPEATLSVDDQEGEGDTLEIDATSATVPYVVTAEYDGERVDSGRFEGNETIAEASIDLEPPLEDDASVDVSVRAAAGDAILANDTIEYAVVEPEPGEPTANLSVADQTGDGETLTVTSANASVEYALTVADENGTRLAETERFAANETIGPREIDLEPPLSANSTLEASVVAADDGTPIETAEVEYTVDGAVPDFDVAFANCSRAVVEADLEAGDSVAASTGFYDTGGFGNTIIEDYVTVGEDVEAPFDGTIVFEVGDERNVTIDGDEVTVEVPDYGTFGTYISGISSPEAVPFASIDHPNPDLEACDDEARPELPSLSIEETEPTGDGDAIEVTFGYENPNDAAVAANSEFVEGTTVDEPPSGFEPGENAFTVEWVPESDDERLVWRADFANHGYEEPVTVATPPAGEVRPSEPAAFDVSIASVTSPVERGQTIAVDADIENVGGEAGTQEITLAIDGTVVDTESVSLEAGESQPAAFDAVTEGLEPGEYTLAVASDDETAETTVTVEESGEPATIAVTDLSAPESGEAGQQVTVTATVENQADLEGTDTVTYSVDGQPVAESTVTLAGGQSAEIPFTSSLPDGASTHTVTTSDDEASMVIEVNAPTATGGE
- a CDS encoding formyltransferase family protein translates to MRCETVCVLLEDDFLPAYRATALRELVDRTAVEIPLVVINDESRRFRDRSIRYLLGRSRNWGAWLPVWAGTELSRAIRGPPSYDEPRHFSTVDALANADVVRCSPDRKNEIWRSIPDPVVDRIADETDVVVRFGFGLLTGRILDAPDCGVLSFHFGDIRKYRGRIGPLWEYIDGEGSVGVTLQQLTDQIDGGRIVAIDHVPVRSHDTYGAIKRRQRTSIMSELLIDGLANLNSPEFEPTVPDSLGTYRSAPSVRETLAFLRKHGTNAIRRELTTF